A genome region from Candidatus Krumholzibacteriia bacterium includes the following:
- a CDS encoding helix-turn-helix domain-containing protein — MSKWRDTDYSSIVIGGAEDQDVVMTSVEAAEYLKMHVKTVCRLAKERKIPAKKVGSEWRFLKSVLDKWLAQEVV; from the coding sequence ATGAGCAAGTGGAGAGACACCGACTACTCGAGCATCGTGATCGGCGGTGCCGAAGACCAGGACGTTGTGATGACGTCGGTTGAGGCCGCCGAGTATCTGAAGATGCACGTGAAGACCGTGTGCCGGCTCGCCAAGGAACGCAAGATTCCGGCGAAGAAGGTTGGCAGCGAGTGGAGGTTCCTGAAGAGCGTGCTCGACAAGTGGTTGGCGCAAGAGGTCGTGTAA
- a CDS encoding HD domain-containing protein yields MPPKTTIEKLSSSVPDVTVFKITGTLGFHEKTVLERLFNECNRRGLARVLFEVSELESLGGGCASIIRDEAKQGRIAIGLVGARRTVLKFLKKEDAPRIVVAESVDEATPHVLRMALAHEAHADPDVDSDDALLSNLEEILELGDAPADEEDAEVALDAENAEAGVDVRAEPEPAPEAPQPEPEQPRRRSPAERRAAEAAGEESAAAPKAPAGAEAPSKDLQKRVVQYNTLFSINSEFHRFQDRKSLLDAFLLTAIAQFGVESAVFMERNRGYFVPVAMKGIEPGELRGFAVSEEQLKIKTWKKEVEVQTVEKSRFGDDVKAPLLALGCTYVVPFIVHGDIRGIVLLGRPIKNELDASNTEFLKIMINQAAIAYESMSRFEEENERTLGIVQTLISLIEENTLARGNTNLVTNYVFALATRQHYPQEYLRDLMYGTVLRDIGMIKVSDLIVRSPRELMPEEWEIIKQHPTDGSKMLTNMKFSSHVTDIVLHHHERFNGEGYPNGKQGQDIPLGARIVSVVESYAAMLQERPTRPALSREEALNTLKENWGMRYDPEVVRGFIELLEEEIRSGKNLHEKKFAMFSV; encoded by the coding sequence ATGCCGCCAAAGACAACGATCGAGAAGCTCTCGTCGTCCGTACCGGACGTCACAGTATTCAAGATCACGGGGACTCTCGGCTTCCACGAAAAGACAGTTCTGGAACGTCTGTTCAACGAGTGCAACCGGCGGGGGTTGGCTCGTGTCCTCTTTGAGGTTTCCGAGCTCGAGTCCCTGGGAGGCGGTTGCGCCAGCATCATTCGCGATGAGGCCAAGCAGGGCCGCATCGCGATTGGTCTGGTAGGGGCCCGTCGCACCGTTCTCAAGTTCCTCAAGAAAGAAGACGCACCGCGCATCGTGGTGGCGGAGTCGGTCGACGAGGCCACCCCGCACGTGCTGCGCATGGCGCTGGCCCACGAGGCGCACGCCGACCCGGACGTGGACTCCGACGACGCGCTGCTGTCCAACCTGGAGGAGATCCTCGAGCTGGGCGACGCGCCCGCCGACGAGGAAGACGCGGAGGTGGCGCTGGACGCCGAGAACGCCGAAGCCGGGGTGGACGTCCGGGCCGAACCCGAACCCGCGCCGGAAGCGCCGCAGCCCGAGCCGGAGCAACCGCGCAGACGGTCACCCGCCGAGCGGCGCGCGGCGGAAGCGGCCGGCGAGGAGTCGGCGGCGGCCCCGAAGGCGCCCGCCGGCGCGGAAGCGCCCTCCAAGGACCTGCAGAAGCGGGTGGTGCAGTACAACACCCTCTTCTCCATCAACTCCGAGTTCCACCGCTTCCAGGACCGCAAGAGCCTGCTGGACGCGTTCCTGCTCACCGCCATCGCCCAGTTCGGCGTGGAGAGCGCGGTGTTCATGGAGCGCAACCGCGGCTACTTCGTGCCCGTCGCCATGAAGGGCATCGAGCCCGGTGAGCTGCGCGGCTTCGCGGTGTCCGAGGAGCAGCTCAAGATCAAGACCTGGAAGAAGGAAGTGGAAGTGCAGACGGTGGAGAAGTCGCGCTTCGGCGACGACGTCAAGGCGCCGCTGCTGGCGCTGGGCTGCACCTACGTGGTGCCCTTCATCGTCCACGGCGACATCCGCGGCATCGTGCTGCTGGGACGGCCCATCAAGAACGAACTGGACGCCAGCAACACCGAGTTCCTCAAGATCATGATCAACCAGGCCGCCATCGCCTACGAGAGCATGTCGCGCTTCGAGGAGGAGAACGAGCGCACGCTGGGTATCGTGCAGACGCTGATCTCCCTCATCGAGGAGAACACGCTGGCCCGCGGCAACACCAACCTGGTGACCAACTACGTCTTCGCGCTGGCCACGCGCCAGCACTACCCGCAGGAATACCTGCGCGATCTCATGTACGGAACGGTGCTGCGCGACATCGGCATGATCAAGGTCAGCGATCTCATCGTGCGCAGCCCGCGCGAACTCATGCCCGAAGAGTGGGAGATCATCAAGCAGCACCCCACCGACGGCTCCAAGATGCTGACCAACATGAAGTTCTCCAGCCACGTGACCGACATCGTGCTGCACCACCACGAGCGCTTCAACGGTGAGGGTTACCCAAACGGCAAACAGGGGCAGGATATCCCGCTGGGCGCGCGCATCGTTTCGGTGGTGGAGAGTTACGCGGCCATGCTGCAGGAGCGACCCACCCGGCCCGCATTGTCCCGCGAGGAGGCGTTGAACACGCTCAAGGAAAACTGGGGCATGCGTTACGACCCCGAGGTGGTGCGCGGTTTCATTGAACTTCTGGAGGAGGAGATCCGGTCCGGCAAGAATCTGCACGAGAAGAAGTTTGCCATGTTCAGTGTTTGA